The following proteins come from a genomic window of Pleurocapsa minor HA4230-MV1:
- a CDS encoding Ppx/GppA family phosphatase, whose amino-acid sequence MNQKIIAAIDIGTNSIHMVIVRIEPSLPAFTVIAKEKEPVRLGDRHPTTGELTPEAMQRSLNTLRRCKELATSLQAEQIIAVATSATREAPNGEDFLRQIELELGIVVNLISGMEEARRIYLGVLSGMDFNEQPHIIIDIGGGSTEIVLADVHEPRFLSSTKIGAVRLAKEFVTTDPISDRELKVLRSYVRGMLERPIEEIWHNLQLNEVPRTIGTSGTIETIAEIHAKETLGAVPDPLNGYEIKYKEIEKIVKRLARMGYEERLEVAGLTDKRAEIIVPGAVILLEAMQMLKLDSIIICERALREGMIVDWMLTHGLINSRLRYQNEVKNRNVIKIAQKYHVDLDYSQRVAKFALSIFDQLKGQLHSWSEAERELLWSAAILHNSGVYISHSSHHKHSYYLIRNAELLGFTELELELIANIARYHRRSKPKKKHEAYYKLPHKQHQLMVRQLSAILRLAVALDRRNRGAIAQVNCQYDYLHRSLSFQIQPTEIGDQCSLELWNLSYKKQVFEEEFDVELITTIAEKIPVSTLNSSV is encoded by the coding sequence ATGAACCAAAAGATTATTGCAGCGATCGATATCGGCACTAACTCAATTCATATGGTAATCGTGCGGATCGAGCCTTCTCTCCCTGCTTTTACCGTAATTGCAAAGGAAAAAGAGCCAGTCAGGTTAGGCGATCGCCATCCAACTACAGGAGAATTGACCCCAGAAGCGATGCAACGTTCTCTTAATACTTTAAGACGCTGTAAGGAACTGGCAACTAGCCTACAGGCAGAACAAATCATTGCAGTGGCTACTAGCGCCACCAGAGAAGCTCCTAACGGGGAGGATTTCTTGCGTCAGATCGAATTAGAGTTGGGCATCGTCGTCAATCTTATTTCTGGAATGGAAGAAGCGCGTCGGATTTATCTTGGCGTACTATCGGGCATGGACTTCAATGAACAGCCTCACATTATTATTGATATTGGTGGTGGTTCAACCGAGATTGTCTTAGCTGATGTCCATGAACCTCGTTTCCTGAGCAGTACCAAAATAGGTGCAGTACGGTTAGCTAAAGAATTTGTGACTACCGATCCTATTAGCGATCGCGAATTAAAGGTTTTAAGATCCTATGTCAGAGGCATGTTAGAACGCCCGATTGAGGAAATCTGGCACAATCTTCAGTTAAACGAAGTTCCCCGCACGATCGGTACTTCTGGCACGATTGAAACCATTGCCGAAATTCATGCCAAGGAAACATTAGGAGCAGTTCCCGATCCTCTCAATGGCTATGAAATTAAATATAAGGAGATTGAAAAAATCGTCAAAAGACTGGCAAGAATGGGCTATGAAGAACGACTCGAAGTAGCTGGGTTGACGGATAAAAGAGCCGAGATTATCGTTCCAGGAGCGGTTATTCTACTCGAAGCGATGCAGATGCTCAAGCTAGATTCTATTATCATTTGCGAGCGAGCTTTGCGGGAAGGCATGATCGTTGATTGGATGTTAACTCATGGTCTAATTAATAGTCGGCTACGGTATCAAAACGAAGTTAAAAACCGCAATGTAATCAAAATTGCGCAAAAGTATCATGTCGATCTCGACTACAGCCAACGAGTAGCAAAATTTGCTCTCAGTATCTTCGATCAGTTAAAAGGACAACTTCATTCTTGGAGTGAAGCTGAAAGAGAATTACTTTGGTCGGCAGCCATCTTACACAACAGTGGCGTATATATTAGCCACTCGTCCCATCACAAACATTCTTACTACCTAATTCGTAATGCCGAACTTCTGGGTTTTACTGAACTAGAACTAGAATTGATTGCGAATATTGCTCGCTACCATCGCCGTAGCAAACCCAAGAAAAAACATGAAGCTTATTATAAATTGCCACACAAACAGCATCAGCTGATGGTACGTCAACTAAGCGCAATTCTAAGACTAGCAGTAGCTTTAGACCGTAGAAATAGAGGTGCGATCGCGCAAGTGAATTGTCAGTATGATTATCTTCATCGCTCTCTCTCTTTTCAAATTCAACCTACAGAAATTGGCGATCAATGTTCTCTTGAATTATGGAATCTTAGCTATAAAAAACAAGTGTTTGAAGAAGAATTTGATGTGGAACTAATTACTACTATTGCAGAAAAAATACCCGTTTCCACCCTCAATTCATCAGTTTAA
- a CDS encoding DUF3291 domain-containing protein encodes MIASTTKYTLKSIPAFLMFAILSLKSIVQANRSSGLIAIKIRLQDLRTLTVWETIEDLKAFRNSGVHLQAMIDSPKMGANQFSSWETDHIPTWKEAIAKLNTKISVER; translated from the coding sequence ATGATTGCATCAACTACTAAATATACTCTTAAGAGTATCCCTGCTTTTTTAATGTTTGCCATCCTGTCATTGAAATCTATAGTTCAGGCGAATAGGTCTAGTGGCTTGATCGCAATTAAAATCCGTTTACAAGACTTACGAACCTTAACAGTTTGGGAAACTATCGAAGATCTCAAAGCTTTTCGTAACTCAGGAGTACATCTACAAGCAATGATAGACTCTCCTAAAATGGGTGCTAATCAATTCTCTTCTTGGGAAACCGATCATATTCCTACTTGGAAAGAAGCGATCGCCAAATTAAACACTAAGATATCTGTTGAGCGTTAA
- a CDS encoding FAD-binding oxidoreductase: MSLTSEILSQQPDNVLARLRRADQFWSALRTGKLDAAEVVSNSTADIGQTDTDLVICGGTLGILLGTALQQRGWSVTLIERGILRGREQEWNISRHELQTFVDLELLTEAELQQAIATEYNPARVSFKAGVEVWVKDVLNIGVDPVYLLAQLKQKFLQAGGKLLENTAFKSAVVHPDGVVVDTGEQTIKTRLLIDAMGHFSPIIKQARNGAKPDAVCVVVGSCAKGFPENNTGDLIYSFTPIINSCQYFWEAFPAKDGRTTYMFSYLDPDPARPSLEYFMDEYLRLLPQYQDIKLEQLEFKRFLFGFFPAYKDSPIQLPFNRILPVGDSAGAQSPVSFGGFGAMIRHLKRLTQGIDQALSIDSLNSKNLALLQPYQPNISVTWLFQQTMSVKVGKQVNPEQINNLMNGVFAVMDRLGDDVLKPFLQDVIQFVPLAKTLPLVDPRLVLPLLPQIGINSLVSWIIHYLNLVLYSGLYPVGKLAQPLVQNLSLLQQYYYQRWLDAWKYGSGSDYEQ; this comes from the coding sequence ATGAGTTTAACGTCAGAAATACTGTCTCAGCAGCCAGATAACGTATTAGCCAGATTACGTCGTGCAGATCAGTTTTGGTCGGCTTTACGAACGGGAAAACTTGATGCAGCAGAAGTTGTCAGCAATAGTACAGCGGACATTGGTCAGACTGATACAGACCTAGTAATTTGTGGTGGGACGTTAGGCATCTTGCTTGGTACAGCACTACAGCAGCGTGGTTGGTCAGTTACTTTAATTGAGCGGGGGATCTTACGAGGTAGAGAACAAGAATGGAATATCTCTCGTCATGAATTGCAGACATTTGTTGACCTAGAATTGTTGACTGAAGCAGAATTACAACAAGCGATCGCCACTGAATATAATCCAGCTAGAGTCAGCTTCAAAGCAGGTGTAGAAGTTTGGGTTAAAGATGTATTAAATATTGGAGTCGATCCTGTTTATTTATTGGCACAGTTAAAGCAGAAGTTTTTGCAAGCAGGAGGCAAGCTGCTGGAAAATACGGCGTTTAAATCAGCCGTAGTTCATCCTGATGGGGTAGTAGTTGACACAGGGGAACAAACAATCAAAACTCGTCTGTTAATCGATGCTATGGGTCATTTTTCTCCCATTATCAAGCAGGCAAGAAATGGAGCTAAGCCAGATGCAGTATGTGTCGTAGTTGGTAGTTGTGCTAAAGGGTTTCCTGAAAACAATACGGGAGATTTAATTTATTCTTTTACGCCGATTATTAATAGCTGTCAGTATTTCTGGGAGGCATTTCCTGCCAAAGATGGTCGCACCACCTATATGTTTAGCTATCTCGATCCCGATCCAGCAAGACCAAGCTTAGAGTATTTCATGGATGAATATCTCAGACTTCTACCACAGTATCAGGATATAAAACTAGAACAGCTAGAATTTAAGCGATTTCTTTTTGGCTTTTTTCCTGCCTACAAAGACAGTCCAATCCAGCTACCTTTTAATCGAATTTTACCTGTAGGTGATAGCGCAGGTGCGCAGTCTCCCGTTAGTTTTGGTGGCTTTGGGGCAATGATTCGACATTTAAAACGCTTGACCCAAGGAATCGATCAAGCTTTGAGCATAGATAGCTTGAACAGCAAAAACTTAGCTTTATTGCAACCATATCAACCAAATATTTCTGTCACTTGGCTATTTCAACAAACTATGAGTGTCAAGGTAGGCAAACAAGTTAATCCTGAGCAAATTAATAACCTTATGAATGGGGTTTTTGCCGTGATGGATCGCTTGGGCGATGATGTACTCAAGCCATTTTTGCAGGATGTAATTCAGTTTGTACCTTTAGCCAAAACCTTACCTTTAGTCGATCCTCGGTTAGTCCTTCCTTTATTACCGCAAATCGGCATTAACTCTTTAGTTAGCTGGATAATTCATTATTTAAACTTGGTGTTATATAGCGGTTTATATCCTGTAGGAAAGTTAGCTCAACCACTAGTTCAAAACTTGTCTTTACTTCAGCAATATTATTATCAACGTTGGTTAGATGCTTGGAAATATGGTTCAGGTAGTGATTATGAGCAGTAA
- a CDS encoding DUF4870 domain-containing protein has translation METESNLDKKKLLSALAHGSAFISVLVLSIGIPIAIMTVSEDTVIRDNAKEAINFHLNIWLVGAIIGVMSFFSFGLAGFVLGPIWLATHWGLSIWAIVQCLQTPDRVFRYPFIFRVV, from the coding sequence ATGGAAACAGAATCTAATCTAGACAAAAAAAAGCTGCTTTCGGCTTTAGCTCATGGTTCAGCTTTTATCAGTGTACTCGTCCTATCCATCGGTATTCCGATCGCCATTATGACAGTTTCTGAAGATACTGTTATAAGAGACAATGCCAAAGAAGCAATTAATTTTCACCTCAATATTTGGCTGGTTGGGGCAATCATTGGCGTAATGTCCTTTTTCTCATTTGGACTGGCAGGCTTTGTCTTAGGCCCTATTTGGCTGGCTACTCACTGGGGTTTATCTATTTGGGCAATTGTGCAGTGTCTGCAAACCCCAGATCGAGTTTTTCGCTATCCTTTTATCTTCCGTGTTGTTTAA
- a CDS encoding photosystem II reaction center protein K, which produces MEAAMILADLPEAYAMFKPLVDVLPIIPVFFLALAFVWQAAVGFK; this is translated from the coding sequence ATGGAAGCTGCAATGATCTTGGCAGATTTGCCAGAAGCTTACGCTATGTTCAAACCCTTGGTAGATGTATTACCAATCATCCCCGTATTTTTCCTCGCTCTAGCTTTTGTTTGGCAAGCAGCAGTCGGATTTAAGTAA
- a CDS encoding 4-hydroxybenzoate solanesyltransferase, giving the protein MSQSPTSESTWQKVIRLLRWDKPAGRLILMIPALWAVVLAAKGIPPLPLLGVIVLGTLATSAAGCVVNDLWDKDIDPQVTRTKTRPLASRVLSVQVGIVILIISLACAAVLAFYLNPLSFMLCVAAVPFIVFYPLAKRVFPVPQLVLSLAWGFAVLISWTAVTAQIEPATWLLWGATVAWTLGFDTGYALSDREDDLQLGIKSSAIFFGKYTPEAIGIFYALTVILLTLTGLKLGLGSAFWFSLVLAVAGWIWQYLTLRKPSIPRSIYGKVLGQNVWLGFILLAGMILGYVA; this is encoded by the coding sequence ATGTCCCAATCTCCAACCAGTGAATCAACCTGGCAAAAAGTGATTCGTCTACTGCGCTGGGATAAACCAGCAGGAAGACTAATTTTGATGATTCCCGCACTGTGGGCAGTTGTTCTGGCTGCCAAGGGTATTCCTCCTCTGCCATTGCTGGGGGTAATTGTCTTAGGCACTTTAGCTACCAGTGCAGCAGGATGTGTAGTTAACGATCTTTGGGATAAAGATATCGATCCTCAAGTAACTCGAACTAAGACTCGTCCTCTGGCTTCTCGCGTCCTTTCCGTGCAAGTGGGGATAGTGATCCTAATTATTTCTCTTGCCTGTGCAGCTGTGTTGGCTTTTTATTTGAATCCTCTCAGCTTTATGCTTTGTGTGGCTGCTGTTCCCTTCATTGTCTTCTACCCTCTAGCAAAGCGAGTGTTTCCTGTTCCTCAGTTGGTTCTATCCCTTGCTTGGGGGTTTGCCGTACTAATTAGCTGGACGGCGGTAACGGCGCAAATTGAACCCGCCACCTGGTTACTTTGGGGTGCGACAGTAGCCTGGACTTTGGGTTTTGATACAGGATATGCTTTAAGCGATCGCGAAGATGATCTTCAACTAGGAATCAAATCCAGCGCCATCTTTTTTGGCAAATATACCCCTGAAGCGATCGGCATTTTTTACGCCCTAACTGTGATCTTGCTTACTTTGACAGGTTTAAAGCTAGGTTTAGGTTCAGCCTTCTGGTTCAGTTTAGTATTAGCTGTGGCTGGCTGGATTTGGCAATATCTAACTCTCCGCAAACCCTCTATCCCTCGTTCGATCTATGGCAAAGTTTTAGGTCAAAATGTTTGGTTGGGTTTTATCCTATTAGCAGGAATGATTTTGGGTTATGTAGCTTAG
- a CDS encoding SIMPL domain-containing protein (The SIMPL domain is named for its presence in mouse protein SIMPL (signalling molecule that associates with mouse pelle-like kinase). Bacterial member BP26, from Brucella, was shown to assemble into a channel-like structure, while YggE from E. coli has been associated with resistance to oxidative stress.), whose protein sequence is MIKKSYERLSLFLFVGSFLSLMSASSVMAEPELKRTLSVTGNGMESIATTVAEVSLGVEIQGKNAAQVQQEIANRTSAVVDVLRSKNVKQLETTGVRLYPNYEQVDQNNSQMILTGYTGSNTVSFRISTEQVGILLDETVKAGASRVDGVNFTATPEAIFQAKKEALRKASINAQDRADVVLDTLNLTSKEIVKIEVDNARVSQPQPFARDELYVSESKASTPVIAGEQTVEASVTLQITY, encoded by the coding sequence ATGATCAAAAAAAGTTATGAGCGTTTGAGTTTATTCCTTTTCGTCGGCAGCTTTTTAAGCCTTATGTCAGCTAGTTCAGTTATGGCTGAACCAGAACTAAAGAGAACGCTTTCGGTAACGGGAAACGGCATGGAATCAATTGCTACTACTGTTGCAGAAGTGTCACTAGGAGTAGAGATTCAAGGGAAAAATGCTGCGCAGGTACAGCAAGAAATCGCCAATCGAACATCGGCAGTGGTGGATGTTCTACGCTCAAAAAATGTTAAACAGTTAGAAACTACTGGAGTTAGACTATATCCAAATTACGAGCAAGTCGATCAAAATAATAGTCAGATGATTTTAACGGGTTACACTGGCTCTAATACCGTTAGCTTTCGTATTTCAACAGAGCAGGTAGGTATCTTGTTAGATGAAACGGTTAAAGCAGGAGCAAGTCGTGTTGATGGAGTAAACTTTACCGCTACTCCCGAAGCAATTTTCCAGGCTAAAAAGGAAGCTTTACGCAAAGCAAGTATTAATGCTCAAGATCGGGCAGATGTTGTTTTAGACACTCTTAATCTGACATCGAAAGAAATTGTCAAGATTGAAGTGGATAATGCCAGAGTTTCTCAGCCTCAACCTTTTGCCAGAGATGAACTATACGTTTCAGAATCAAAAGCAAGTACTCCTGTGATTGCTGGAGAGCAAACAGTTGAAGCTTCTGTTACTCTGCAAATTACTTATTAA